The Geomonas ferrireducens genome includes a window with the following:
- the tssJ gene encoding type VI secretion system lipoprotein TssJ, translated as MHKYNLVIAVMAGCLTAACSPQVRGEGKGSGSTVMSLTVQADPQLNRYEKTSHALMLCLYQLREPEGFRLLVQARDGLPRLLECGRFDASVVSARQIVVQPGQTVSQNCDKVEGARYLGLATGYYHQGKKATELVPLPTESRGGRLRVDLGALEIAGARVE; from the coding sequence TGCACAAGTACAACCTGGTCATCGCGGTAATGGCGGGCTGTCTTACCGCCGCATGTTCACCGCAGGTGCGGGGAGAGGGGAAGGGGAGCGGAAGCACGGTGATGAGCCTCACGGTGCAGGCGGATCCTCAGTTGAACCGCTACGAAAAGACCAGCCACGCCCTGATGCTATGCCTCTACCAGCTAAGGGAGCCGGAGGGATTCAGGCTGCTTGTCCAGGCACGGGACGGCTTGCCGAGGCTCCTTGAGTGCGGCCGTTTCGACGCATCGGTGGTCAGTGCGCGCCAGATTGTAGTGCAACCCGGACAGACGGTGTCCCAGAATTGCGACAAGGTGGAGGGAGCCCGTTACCTGGGCCTTGCCACCGGCTATTACCACCAGGGGAAGAAGGCGACGGAGCTTGTGCCCCTGCCGACCGAATCAAGGGGCGGGCGACTCCGCGTCGATTTGGGCGCGCTGGAGATCGCCGGGGCGAGGGTGGAATGA